A region from the Desulfurispira natronophila genome encodes:
- the recF gene encoding DNA replication/repair protein RecF (All proteins in this family for which functions are known are DNA-binding proteins that assist the filamentation of RecA onto DNA for the initiation of recombination or recombinational repair.) has product MLTNCKIKNFRNITSLSQSFTTGLNNVIGDNGSGKTSLLEALFTAGNAKSFRTNQIKECIKKEQDSFQLNISNSNGIEQAIEVSRSHRSIYIDQQKPERLSQFLNINTILAITPEDQDLVSSNSQQRRKFIDRGVFEEDQNYLSYIAYYQRIVKNRNALLRQSTHHDLPYWNHLLCEYSQKIHEYRSDYINRLQELIKLITLEIGYPHKVKITYLPAKQGEYRNKKTMLTALEEKYNDEVRYGYTLLGIHRDNIQLTLNNLPVSKYASFGQKKTVAVILKLAQAQLMCEKKREPVLLIDDLAAGLDIVTQEKLLSILKQYTQVIMSALPGEYNNTDFTNTFYLS; this is encoded by the coding sequence ATGCTAACTAATTGCAAAATAAAAAATTTTCGAAATATAACCTCGCTGAGTCAAAGTTTTACGACAGGTTTAAACAATGTTATCGGTGATAATGGCAGTGGCAAAACATCACTGCTGGAGGCACTGTTTACAGCAGGAAATGCTAAATCCTTTCGAACAAATCAAATTAAAGAGTGTATAAAAAAAGAACAGGATAGTTTCCAGCTCAATATATCTAACAGCAATGGGATAGAGCAAGCTATAGAGGTATCACGTTCACATCGATCAATTTATATAGATCAGCAAAAACCAGAACGCCTCTCACAGTTTCTCAATATAAATACGATTCTTGCTATAACACCAGAAGATCAAGATCTCGTATCCAGTAATTCTCAACAAAGAAGAAAGTTTATTGATCGAGGTGTTTTTGAAGAAGACCAAAACTACCTCAGTTACATTGCGTACTATCAACGCATTGTAAAAAATCGCAATGCGCTGTTACGCCAATCAACTCACCATGATTTACCTTACTGGAATCATTTGCTCTGTGAGTATAGTCAAAAAATACATGAATACCGATCCGATTATATAAACAGACTCCAGGAATTGATAAAACTCATAACATTAGAGATAGGCTATCCCCACAAAGTCAAAATTACCTATCTTCCGGCAAAACAAGGTGAGTATCGCAACAAAAAAACAATGCTGACAGCTCTTGAGGAAAAATATAATGACGAAGTTCGTTATGGATACACTTTGCTTGGCATACATCGTGATAATATCCAACTGACTTTGAATAACTTACCAGTAAGCAAATATGCTTCCTTTGGACAAAAAAAAACAGTTGCGGTAATCCTTAAGTTAGCTCAGGCACAACTTATGTGTGAAAAAAAAAGAGAGCCAGTATTACTCATAGATGACTTAGCGGCAGGACTTGATATAGTGACGCAGGAAAAATTGTTGAGTATTTTAAAGCAATATACTCAGGTTATTATGAGCGCCCTTCCAGGGGAGTACAATAATACAGATTTTACCAATACGTTTTATTTAAGCTAA
- a CDS encoding MogA/MoaB family molybdenum cofactor biosynthesis protein → MYLARVITLSDKGYMGERLDTSGPALVEMLKSVGFAPESDPVILPDTWSLIESNLKQSVKDGIALVLTTGGTGVSPRDITPDVTRTIIEKEIPGMAEAMRSASSQKTPHAMISRALVGIAGKTLIVNLPGSRKGATENLEAIIPALMHAVEKIHGDPTDCGG, encoded by the coding sequence GTGTACCTGGCACGTGTCATCACCTTAAGTGATAAGGGATATATGGGTGAACGGCTCGATACCAGTGGACCGGCACTGGTAGAGATGCTGAAATCAGTCGGATTTGCTCCGGAGTCAGATCCGGTAATTTTACCAGACACATGGAGTTTGATTGAGTCAAACCTGAAACAGTCAGTGAAAGATGGTATCGCCCTGGTGTTGACAACTGGAGGAACAGGAGTTTCTCCACGAGACATAACTCCAGATGTAACCCGCACGATTATTGAGAAAGAGATCCCGGGTATGGCAGAAGCCATGCGTTCTGCCAGTTCACAAAAAACACCACATGCAATGATTTCAAGGGCATTGGTTGGTATTGCAGGTAAAACTTTGATAGTTAACTTGCCTGGTTCGCGCAAAGGGGCTACCGAAAACCTGGAAGCGATTATTCCTGCCTTGATGCATGCTGTGGAAAAGATTCATGGCGATCCAACGGATTGTGGTGGGTAA
- the queC gene encoding 7-cyano-7-deazaguanine synthase QueC, translating into MKPSAIALLSGGMDSTCALLSYLHGNGVVKVALTISYGQLSQKKEEESAAAICEHLGIRHEIVELPFLARLSNSSLNRGSLTENIDLNNDTQALQSAKSAWVPNRNGLFVNIGAVYAESMGCQHIITGFNAEEAQTFPDNSKDFLMALNGALNYSTLDNIFVVSGTIDMTKTEIARYLIRNAFPMELIWSCYRGDEKPCGSCESCLRMKRAIEEA; encoded by the coding sequence GTGAAACCATCTGCAATAGCTTTACTTTCCGGGGGTATGGACTCTACTTGTGCGCTGCTGAGTTACCTTCATGGTAATGGAGTTGTTAAAGTAGCACTGACAATTTCCTACGGCCAATTGTCGCAAAAAAAAGAAGAGGAGTCTGCTGCTGCTATTTGCGAGCATCTTGGGATTCGTCATGAAATTGTTGAACTTCCGTTTTTAGCACGGCTAAGTAACTCTTCTCTGAATCGTGGCTCCCTGACAGAAAATATTGATTTAAATAACGACACCCAAGCGCTACAAAGTGCCAAGAGCGCCTGGGTACCCAATCGCAATGGTCTATTTGTTAATATAGGGGCGGTTTACGCTGAGAGTATGGGATGCCAGCACATCATCACTGGATTTAATGCTGAAGAAGCCCAAACATTTCCTGATAACTCCAAAGATTTCCTTATGGCTCTTAATGGTGCTCTAAATTATTCTACTTTGGATAATATTTTTGTCGTGAGTGGTACTATTGATATGACGAAAACTGAGATAGCCCGCTATCTTATTCGCAACGCTTTTCCAATGGAGCTAATTTGGAGTTGTTATCGAGGAGATGAAAAACCTTGTGGAAGTTGCGAAAGTTGCTTACGTATGAAGCGTGCTATTGAGGAGGCTTAA
- a CDS encoding site-2 protease family protein: MEIIPWIQRLIIVLPVLLIAITFHELAHGYTAYRFGDPTAKSQGRLTLNPIKHLDALGTITLIVTQIIGWAKPVPVDYRYFANPKRDMMWVAIAGPAANFIMACIFALIFHAMKDMQVSEGLYPVVYPLFLMVQAGVLVNVALGIFNLIPVPPLDGGRILTSLLPDHLAYQYARLEPYGIFIVLALLFLGLTQQVIWPLIQTVLLILGVRL, translated from the coding sequence ATGGAAATTATTCCCTGGATACAGCGACTCATCATTGTCCTTCCGGTATTGCTGATCGCTATAACTTTTCACGAACTGGCGCACGGCTATACTGCTTATCGTTTTGGTGATCCTACCGCCAAAAGTCAGGGGCGCCTGACCCTTAACCCGATAAAACATCTCGATGCACTGGGAACAATAACTCTTATTGTCACCCAGATTATTGGATGGGCCAAACCGGTTCCGGTTGATTATCGCTACTTTGCCAATCCTAAGCGAGATATGATGTGGGTAGCTATCGCCGGACCTGCTGCCAACTTTATCATGGCATGTATTTTTGCCCTGATATTTCACGCCATGAAAGATATGCAGGTAAGTGAGGGTCTTTACCCTGTAGTTTATCCACTGTTTCTTATGGTGCAGGCGGGAGTACTGGTCAATGTTGCCCTGGGTATATTTAATCTTATTCCCGTTCCACCACTCGATGGAGGACGTATTCTCACTTCACTGTTGCCAGATCATCTGGCCTATCAGTATGCCCGGTTGGAGCCATATGGTATATTTATCGTCCTGGCACTGCTCTTTCTGGGATTGACCCAGCAAGTTATTTGGCCATTAATACAAACTGTCCTTCTTATATTAGGGGTGCGCCTGTGA
- a CDS encoding TMEM165/GDT1 family protein — translation MVSYHEAFITAFTLAIPAEMYDKSQIAILFLLTRFTPSQVFSGAVSGILLANIPVIILASLAGMTIETSYTAALCFAFFIIIGIYMLYSRPPGNVIRKDVHECKNPVFTCMLLCFFTEFGDKTQGVMASLALHYSTPAPIILGFAFAVILSTYVVVSFKDMVRVNIFQIYRLSGYIFIGFGIMMGLGLLAIL, via the coding sequence ATGGTTTCATACCACGAAGCGTTTATAACCGCATTTACATTGGCTATTCCCGCGGAGATGTACGATAAGTCACAGATAGCCATCCTTTTTTTACTGACTCGCTTTACCCCTTCCCAGGTTTTTTCCGGTGCAGTCAGCGGAATTTTGTTGGCTAATATACCCGTAATTATTTTGGCATCGTTGGCGGGAATGACTATCGAAACCAGTTATACTGCAGCGTTGTGCTTTGCCTTTTTTATTATAATAGGCATCTATATGCTTTACTCTCGCCCGCCAGGAAACGTTATACGAAAGGATGTGCATGAGTGTAAAAATCCGGTATTTACCTGCATGCTTCTGTGTTTTTTTACAGAGTTTGGTGACAAAACACAGGGAGTGATGGCATCTTTAGCATTGCACTACAGCACTCCTGCTCCCATAATTCTCGGGTTTGCTTTTGCTGTCATTCTATCGACTTACGTAGTGGTTTCCTTCAAGGACATGGTGCGTGTTAATATATTCCAGATCTACCGCCTTAGTGGTTATATATTTATTGGTTTTGGTATTATGATGGGACTTGGTTTACTAGCCATATTGTAG
- a CDS encoding pyruvate, water dikinase regulatory protein: MARIYIISDGTGESAVNLMKAALAQFSDSGKILLSVFDKVDNEARLLLCLDEARQERAFVACTFVQRELRDIVVRYCTNHGIPHLDIIGPALDSLSHYMGLKPEENPNIFRRVDDKYFQRIEAMEYTLVHDDGKNLEGLEEADIVILGLSRTSKTPTSFVLAQQGYKVLNIPLIPHISLPEKLYDIDQNRIVCLVMDPEVLKKIRTKRLRHYQAKSSYTNLADIFNEVELVYEMCRRNRQWHVINTTNKSVEETAREVINEIFGRETEL; encoded by the coding sequence ATGGCGCGGATCTATATTATATCTGACGGTACCGGTGAAAGCGCGGTTAATCTTATGAAAGCCGCACTGGCACAGTTTAGTGATAGTGGAAAAATACTCCTTTCGGTTTTTGATAAGGTGGATAACGAAGCCAGACTTTTGTTGTGTCTTGATGAAGCCCGGCAAGAGCGTGCTTTTGTGGCCTGCACTTTTGTGCAAAGAGAGTTACGGGATATTGTAGTTCGCTACTGTACGAATCACGGTATACCCCATCTCGATATTATTGGACCAGCTCTGGATAGTCTTTCCCATTATATGGGCTTAAAACCTGAAGAAAATCCCAACATATTTCGACGGGTTGATGACAAGTATTTTCAACGCATAGAGGCTATGGAGTACACATTGGTCCATGATGATGGCAAGAACCTGGAAGGGCTTGAGGAAGCCGATATTGTAATACTGGGACTCTCTCGCACCTCCAAAACCCCCACATCCTTTGTTTTGGCGCAACAAGGCTACAAAGTACTCAATATACCCTTGATTCCCCATATTTCCCTGCCGGAAAAGCTCTACGATATTGATCAGAATCGCATAGTCTGCCTTGTTATGGATCCGGAAGTACTAAAGAAAATTCGTACCAAGCGACTGCGCCACTATCAGGCAAAAAGCAGTTACACGAACCTTGCGGATATTTTTAATGAAGTGGAGCTGGTGTATGAGATGTGCCGTCGCAATCGCCAGTGGCATGTTATAAACACCACAAATAAGTCAGTAGAAGAGACTGCCAGAGAAGTTATCAACGAAATTTTTGGGCGAGAAACAGAGCTTTAA
- a CDS encoding nucleoside 2-deoxyribosyltransferase — protein MQTYLASPLGFSEAGRYAYYHLIIPALEKAGLDIIDPWHLTDGKLISEAMEMPPGIERTTRWQEINAIIGQNNRQGIEACQFMIAILDGCDLDSGTAAEVGYAAAIGKTVWGYRGDFRQCRDNEGSVVNLQVEYFIKYSGGAVVSNLEELVTQVKRFVGN, from the coding sequence ATGCAAACGTACCTCGCCTCACCCCTTGGCTTCAGTGAAGCCGGGCGATACGCCTACTATCATCTGATAATACCTGCCCTGGAAAAGGCGGGGCTGGATATCATCGATCCGTGGCATTTGACGGATGGGAAGTTAATAAGCGAAGCCATGGAGATGCCGCCAGGAATAGAACGCACCACACGTTGGCAGGAAATCAATGCCATTATTGGACAAAATAATCGTCAGGGAATAGAGGCATGCCAGTTCATGATAGCAATCCTGGATGGCTGCGATCTGGACAGTGGTACTGCAGCCGAGGTGGGTTACGCTGCGGCTATTGGAAAAACGGTATGGGGGTATCGCGGCGATTTTCGCCAGTGCCGCGATAATGAGGGCAGCGTGGTAAACTTACAGGTTGAGTACTTTATAAAGTATAGCGGTGGAGCGGTGGTAAGTAACCTGGAGGAGCTGGTTACCCAGGTGAAACGTTTTGTTGGCAACTAA
- a CDS encoding lysophospholipid acyltransferase family protein, whose amino-acid sequence MFKARMVEYMLRLLALVPLPVLHAVGSACGWLLYWFPNDFRRITRINVQRCFPELTARQQRLLERQALQETCKTALETGYIWFNSTARLLAKVKSTHGGDLLQKAMSKGKGVIIASPHLGCWEIVGRYLGNRYPITCLYRPSREPDMDYIALLGRKQDQTTLVPTDATGVKQLFATLRQGNMVGILPDQDPRYGSGVFAPFFGIPAKTMTLLPKLAAKTGVPVFFVFAQRLPWGRGYEIHIVAADSNIVSEDNVLAATAMNKGVEACVRQVPQQYQWSYKRFRTRPEGKGNGPRFYPRDRNT is encoded by the coding sequence ATGTTTAAGGCCAGAATGGTAGAGTATATGCTGCGGTTGCTGGCACTTGTCCCCTTGCCGGTTCTGCACGCTGTGGGCAGTGCTTGCGGCTGGTTGCTGTACTGGTTTCCCAATGACTTTCGTCGTATAACTCGTATTAATGTTCAGCGCTGCTTTCCCGAGCTCACCGCCCGGCAGCAACGCTTACTGGAGCGTCAAGCGTTGCAGGAAACCTGTAAGACAGCGCTGGAAACCGGATATATCTGGTTTAACTCGACGGCCAGGTTGTTGGCAAAAGTAAAGTCTACTCACGGTGGGGACTTGCTGCAGAAGGCCATGAGTAAGGGAAAAGGGGTAATCATAGCCTCGCCCCACCTGGGATGCTGGGAGATAGTGGGGCGCTACCTGGGAAACCGGTACCCCATAACTTGTCTCTATCGCCCTTCCCGCGAGCCGGACATGGACTATATAGCCCTGTTGGGGCGTAAGCAGGATCAAACGACCTTGGTGCCTACTGATGCTACCGGGGTCAAGCAGCTGTTTGCTACTCTGCGTCAGGGAAATATGGTAGGAATATTGCCGGATCAGGATCCACGTTACGGATCCGGAGTTTTCGCTCCTTTTTTTGGAATACCGGCCAAAACCATGACTCTGTTGCCAAAATTGGCAGCTAAAACCGGCGTACCCGTATTTTTTGTCTTTGCTCAGCGACTGCCCTGGGGACGGGGTTACGAAATACATATAGTTGCTGCAGACTCTAACATAGTCAGTGAAGATAATGTGCTAGCAGCTACTGCTATGAATAAAGGAGTTGAGGCATGCGTGCGACAAGTGCCTCAGCAGTATCAGTGGAGTTACAAGCGATTTCGTACTCGCCCCGAAGGTAAGGGGAACGGGCCCCGTTTTTATCCACGCGATAGGAACACATAA
- a CDS encoding YciI family protein, translating to MVVFMAKDKADSAHIRQRNRQSHVERLKKFHKEGLIAFAGPLKDDSDENMIGSLILFQTNSPDLVREIMDEDPYTRAGLFDSVTIHRVDKVLTTPL from the coding sequence ATGGTTGTATTTATGGCCAAAGACAAGGCAGACAGCGCCCACATTCGCCAACGCAATCGCCAAAGCCATGTGGAGCGGCTCAAGAAATTTCACAAAGAGGGGCTCATTGCCTTTGCTGGTCCACTGAAAGATGATAGCGATGAAAACATGATTGGCAGTCTCATCCTTTTTCAAACCAATTCGCCGGATCTGGTTCGGGAAATCATGGATGAAGATCCGTACACTCGCGCCGGACTCTTTGACAGTGTCACCATTCACCGGGTAGACAAAGTCCTCACTACACCTTTATGA
- a CDS encoding class I SAM-dependent rRNA methyltransferase, with product MKRVWIKPKARKHILGGHPWVFSGAIVRSDGEISAGDSVALYDGDTLLGSGLYNPQSQIRIRVYSYQEQPFDATYLIKQLRSACERRQILQNDDTNCYRLLNSEGDGVPGLVVDIYDRTAVMQLTTASMDSRREMIVEQLIQVLNLDSVIERSDSQVRQLEGLDPVTAVRWGTLPSELLVREWGVTYEVQPLEGQKTGLYLDQRENRLLLRRLSLGREVLNCFCYTGGFSLNALRGQASLVRSVDVSAPALHQLGGNIRRNNMDDSSHIMVKEDVFDFLRSDENYYDCIVLDPPPFVKRSDRIAQAAGAYKDINLQALKKLRPGGHLLTFSCSGHMDTAYFEEVLRWATMDSGRQASILQRLGPGLDHPRLVGHKEGEYLKGFLLQVR from the coding sequence ATGAAAAGAGTATGGATTAAGCCCAAGGCTCGCAAACATATTCTTGGTGGCCACCCTTGGGTGTTCAGTGGTGCTATAGTTCGCAGCGATGGAGAAATAAGTGCTGGCGACAGCGTCGCCCTCTATGATGGCGATACGTTGCTTGGCTCTGGACTGTACAATCCGCAAAGTCAGATTCGTATTCGCGTCTATAGCTATCAGGAGCAACCATTTGATGCTACCTACCTTATCAAGCAGTTGCGCAGTGCCTGTGAGCGCCGTCAGATTCTGCAAAATGATGACACCAACTGCTACCGTCTTCTTAACTCGGAAGGAGATGGAGTACCAGGCCTGGTTGTGGATATATATGATCGTACAGCGGTGATGCAGCTTACCACTGCTTCTATGGACTCTCGTCGGGAAATGATTGTGGAGCAGCTTATCCAGGTGCTAAACCTGGATTCAGTAATAGAGCGTAGTGACAGTCAGGTGCGTCAACTGGAAGGTCTGGATCCAGTGACGGCAGTTCGCTGGGGCACATTGCCATCGGAGCTGTTGGTGCGAGAGTGGGGTGTTACCTACGAGGTGCAGCCCCTGGAAGGGCAGAAAACAGGACTCTATCTCGATCAACGAGAAAACCGCCTGTTACTGCGGCGACTGAGCTTGGGGCGAGAGGTGCTCAACTGTTTTTGCTATACGGGTGGATTTTCTCTCAATGCTCTGCGTGGTCAAGCCAGTCTGGTGCGCAGTGTAGATGTCAGTGCACCAGCCCTGCATCAGTTGGGAGGGAATATTCGTCGCAACAATATGGATGATTCCAGCCATATCATGGTCAAGGAAGATGTCTTTGACTTTTTACGCAGTGACGAAAACTATTATGACTGCATTGTGCTGGATCCGCCACCATTCGTGAAGCGCTCTGACCGGATCGCTCAGGCCGCCGGTGCCTACAAGGATATTAACCTGCAGGCGCTGAAAAAACTCCGCCCCGGTGGTCATTTGCTCACATTTTCCTGCAGTGGTCACATGGACACTGCCTACTTTGAGGAGGTGCTGCGTTGGGCTACCATGGACAGTGGGCGTCAGGCAAGTATCCTGCAGCGCTTGGGGCCGGGCTTGGATCATCCACGACTGGTAGGACATAAAGAAGGAGAGTACCTGAAAGGCTTTCTACTGCAGGTGCGGTAA
- a CDS encoding thioredoxin domain-containing protein: MRRTATVFASCALAGTLLLSPAAAELCDEDKLPQSDLALDFSRNILPYLPEGSCVEVNREDVVFGDFSYINLTIRWMDHERERSQSLAEVTDGRYILSQAMDLHDRTDVVAQAKEQFAPDLDIPLSDDDYAAGNRSAENVIVAFGDYDCGYCFQAYEYLYELAGDNVALYTKDFAIFDNSAIQAKVVLAAKQAGVSDIHQVKKNMYGMTLARLSSSEARKQVFEAIPADKRDQVRRYLERNERELERYVGESTHFARAQGWSGTPVVVVNGRVVPGGFNRAAIAEMLP; this comes from the coding sequence ATGAGACGAACTGCTACCGTATTTGCATCCTGTGCCCTGGCAGGCACCCTCCTGCTGAGTCCGGCTGCCGCAGAACTCTGCGATGAAGACAAGCTTCCCCAGAGCGATCTTGCTTTGGACTTTTCCCGTAACATTCTTCCCTATCTCCCCGAGGGAAGTTGCGTGGAGGTTAACCGAGAGGACGTTGTATTTGGCGACTTCTCGTACATTAATCTCACCATTCGCTGGATGGACCATGAACGCGAGCGCTCCCAGAGTCTGGCAGAAGTGACTGATGGCCGCTACATTCTTTCCCAGGCCATGGATCTGCACGATCGCACTGATGTGGTAGCCCAGGCTAAAGAGCAGTTTGCCCCGGATCTGGATATCCCATTGAGCGACGATGACTACGCCGCCGGTAACCGCAGCGCAGAAAACGTAATAGTGGCATTTGGTGACTACGATTGCGGCTATTGCTTTCAGGCTTACGAGTATCTCTACGAGCTGGCGGGCGACAATGTAGCTCTTTACACCAAAGATTTTGCCATTTTTGACAACTCCGCCATCCAGGCCAAAGTCGTACTGGCCGCCAAGCAGGCGGGGGTGAGTGACATCCACCAGGTGAAAAAGAACATGTACGGTATGACCCTGGCCCGTTTGAGCTCCAGTGAAGCCCGCAAACAAGTATTTGAAGCCATACCGGCTGACAAGCGCGACCAGGTACGACGATACCTGGAGCGTAATGAACGAGAACTGGAACGCTACGTTGGCGAATCCACCCACTTTGCTCGTGCCCAAGGCTGGTCAGGAACACCAGTCGTTGTGGTCAATGGGCGAGTTGTCCCTGGCGGGTTCAATCGTGCAGCCATTGCCGAAATGCTGCCCTGA
- a CDS encoding diguanylate cyclase domain-containing protein, whose amino-acid sequence MSTPMRILAVDDSRTILTLMQQMTLRSTDFEILVADDPREALQRSHQESIDLLIVDYMMPRMDGITLMQRFKENPCHEHVPVLMITASDDVEVRHRALQSGANDFLTKPLDMLEFTTRVRNMLDLRKYQKALEENIELLRQSEERWQFAIDGSDDGVWDWNIETGEAFFSRRWKAMLGYGEEDIANHYTSWRELMHPEDLPLVLWEIQQHLQGKEPVFLVEMRLRSKDGSYKWILTRGKVVERTSDGEPRRAVGTNTDISKRKEMEDYLKDSSDRMRKILDVIDVLVFVVEMSDEGQLLFVNKNVRDLYGDIEGKSCWPYIRTGAEIEQELDDNILLSNQGSPSGENLQWETYDPERKRWHHRKERAIRWVDGSVVRMQVVSDITERKNSVDFLQRSERKYRELFDNMKSGVAIYEACDRGRDFIFKDVNKSAENILLASKEVLIGSHIREHFPGVTESGVLNMLQEAHRTQVSRHYPAIYYSDERISGYFEHFVYTLPTGEVVAIIDDVTEERLAEHELHLAAKVFDNSMDAIVITDENNRIVSVNEAFSEITGYSRDEVMGENPRILSSGLQDHTFYEEMWTSLQKSGQWKGELWNRRKSGEVYPQWASLSVASDNKGQITNYIAIFSDISERKAAEERIQYLAWHDPLTGLPNRALMQDRLERSLTLAQRNDEQLALLFVDLDRFKTINDTLGHHIGDLLLQEVSKRLLDCVRESDTVSRQGGDEFVIMLLNISGPEAAAKVAGKLIDAVAKPFIIDGNTLHTTPSIGISLYPKDGSDKQTLMKKADSAMYAAKDSGRNNYVFAGGEEGERLHHSNIEENS is encoded by the coding sequence ATGTCCACGCCCATGCGCATTCTCGCCGTCGACGACTCCCGCACCATTCTCACCCTTATGCAGCAAATGACGCTGCGCAGTACAGATTTTGAAATTCTGGTAGCCGACGACCCTCGCGAAGCCCTGCAGCGCAGCCACCAGGAGTCGATTGACCTACTCATTGTGGACTACATGATGCCTCGCATGGATGGTATAACCTTGATGCAACGCTTCAAGGAAAACCCCTGCCACGAACATGTCCCCGTCCTGATGATTACCGCCAGCGATGATGTAGAAGTGCGCCACCGCGCTCTGCAGAGTGGTGCCAATGACTTTCTCACCAAGCCCTTGGATATGCTTGAGTTTACCACTCGCGTTCGCAATATGCTGGATCTGCGCAAGTATCAAAAGGCCCTGGAAGAAAATATTGAGCTGCTGCGTCAAAGTGAGGAGCGTTGGCAGTTTGCCATTGATGGCAGTGATGACGGCGTCTGGGACTGGAACATAGAGACGGGTGAAGCATTTTTTTCCCGTCGCTGGAAGGCCATGCTAGGTTACGGGGAAGAGGATATCGCCAACCACTACACATCCTGGCGTGAGCTGATGCACCCGGAGGATCTCCCCCTGGTTTTGTGGGAAATACAGCAGCACCTGCAGGGCAAGGAGCCGGTATTTCTGGTGGAAATGCGACTGCGCAGCAAAGACGGAAGCTACAAGTGGATCCTGACTCGGGGGAAAGTGGTTGAACGAACGAGCGACGGCGAACCTCGCCGGGCCGTGGGCACCAATACCGATATATCCAAGCGCAAGGAGATGGAAGACTACCTCAAGGACTCCTCAGATCGTATGCGCAAGATTCTCGATGTCATCGACGTACTGGTGTTTGTTGTAGAAATGAGCGACGAGGGGCAACTGCTCTTTGTGAATAAGAATGTGCGAGACCTCTACGGCGATATCGAGGGAAAATCCTGTTGGCCCTATATTCGAACCGGCGCCGAAATTGAACAAGAGCTTGATGACAATATCTTGCTGAGCAACCAGGGCAGCCCAAGCGGCGAAAACCTGCAGTGGGAAACCTACGACCCCGAACGTAAACGCTGGCACCATCGCAAGGAGCGCGCCATTCGCTGGGTAGATGGCAGCGTGGTGCGCATGCAGGTGGTCAGCGATATCACCGAGCGCAAAAACAGCGTAGACTTCCTGCAGCGCAGCGAGCGAAAATACCGTGAGTTATTCGATAACATGAAAAGCGGAGTTGCCATCTATGAGGCCTGTGACCGTGGTCGCGACTTTATTTTCAAGGATGTAAACAAGTCAGCTGAGAATATTCTTCTAGCCAGCAAAGAAGTACTTATCGGCTCCCACATCCGGGAGCACTTTCCTGGAGTAACCGAATCCGGCGTTCTGAATATGCTGCAAGAGGCCCATCGCACCCAGGTATCCCGGCACTATCCAGCTATTTACTATTCCGATGAGCGCATAAGCGGCTACTTCGAGCACTTTGTCTATACGCTGCCCACCGGAGAAGTGGTGGCCATTATCGATGATGTGACCGAGGAACGACTGGCAGAGCATGAGCTGCACCTGGCTGCCAAGGTCTTTGACAATAGCATGGACGCCATTGTCATCACCGATGAAAACAACCGCATTGTCTCTGTCAACGAGGCATTCAGCGAAATAACCGGCTACAGCCGTGATGAAGTCATGGGCGAAAATCCTCGTATCCTTAGCTCTGGGCTCCAGGATCACACCTTTTACGAGGAAATGTGGACCAGTCTGCAAAAGTCTGGACAGTGGAAAGGAGAGCTATGGAATCGCCGCAAAAGCGGAGAGGTTTACCCCCAGTGGGCCAGCCTCAGCGTGGCTAGCGATAACAAAGGGCAGATTACCAATTATATTGCCATATTCTCCGATATCAGCGAACGCAAGGCCGCTGAAGAGCGTATTCAGTATCTGGCATGGCACGACCCCCTGACGGGGCTTCCCAATCGCGCCCTGATGCAGGATCGCCTGGAGCGCTCCCTGACCCTGGCACAGCGCAATGATGAACAACTGGCCTTGCTCTTTGTTGATCTGGATCGCTTCAAAACTATCAATGATACCCTGGGGCACCACATTGGAGACCTCCTGCTGCAAGAAGTCTCCAAGCGACTGCTTGACTGTGTGCGGGAAAGTGATACCGTCAGCCGCCAAGGGGGTGATGAGTTTGTTATTATGCTCCTCAACATCAGTGGGCCCGAAGCTGCAGCCAAGGTGGCAGGAAAACTTATTGACGCCGTAGCAAAACCGTTTATCATTGATGGAAACACACTGCACACGACACCCAGCATCGGCATCAGCCTGTATCCAAAAGACGGCAGTGATAAACAAACGCTGATGAAAAAAGCCGACAGTGCCATGTATGCTGCCAAAGACAGCGGTCGCAACAACTATGTGTTTGCCGGTGGTGAAGAAGGAGAGAGACTTCACCATTCCAATATCGAGGAGAACTCATGA